The following are from one region of the Nostoc cf. commune SO-36 genome:
- a CDS encoding pyridoxal phosphate-dependent aminotransferase, translating into MKLAARVSQVTPSLTLAIAAKAKALKAEGIDVCSFSAGEPDFDTPAHIKAAAVKALDEGKTKYGAAAGEPKLREAIAHKLKIDNGLDYKSENVIVTNGGKHSLYNLMVALIDPGDEVIIPAPYWLSYPEMVTLVGGVSVIVPTDATTGYKITPEQLRKAITPKTKLFILNSPSNPTGMVYTPDEIKALAQVVVDADIFVVSDEIYEKILYDGAEHISIGSLGKEIFDRTLISNGFAKAYSMTGWRLGYLAGPVEIIKAASTIQGHSTSNVCTFAQYGAIAALQSSQDCVEEMRQAFAKRRQVMLDRLNAIPGLSTAKPDGAFYLFPDISKTGLKSLEFCDALLEKHQVAVIPGIAFGADDNIRLSYATDMATIEKGMDRLEKFVKSRI; encoded by the coding sequence ATGAAGCTGGCAGCAAGAGTAAGTCAGGTAACACCTTCATTAACCTTAGCGATCGCAGCCAAGGCTAAGGCACTGAAGGCGGAAGGAATAGATGTTTGTAGTTTTAGCGCTGGAGAACCAGATTTTGATACCCCAGCGCATATTAAAGCCGCAGCAGTCAAAGCTTTGGATGAAGGCAAAACCAAGTATGGTGCAGCAGCCGGAGAACCAAAGTTAAGGGAAGCGATCGCCCATAAGCTTAAAATTGATAACGGTCTTGATTACAAGTCTGAAAATGTCATCGTCACCAATGGCGGTAAGCATTCTCTGTACAACTTAATGGTGGCGCTGATCGATCCAGGTGATGAGGTAATTATCCCTGCACCCTACTGGCTAAGTTATCCCGAAATGGTGACTTTGGTCGGTGGAGTTTCGGTAATTGTGCCCACAGATGCAACGACGGGTTATAAAATTACTCCCGAACAACTCCGTAAAGCAATCACGCCGAAGACAAAGTTATTTATCCTCAACTCTCCATCTAATCCTACGGGGATGGTTTACACGCCAGATGAAATTAAAGCACTGGCGCAAGTAGTAGTTGATGCAGATATCTTTGTCGTCTCCGATGAGATTTACGAAAAGATTCTCTACGACGGTGCAGAACATATCAGCATCGGTTCTCTTGGGAAGGAAATTTTTGACCGGACTTTGATTAGTAATGGGTTTGCGAAGGCTTATTCTATGACTGGGTGGAGACTCGGTTATTTAGCGGGGCCAGTGGAAATCATTAAAGCAGCGAGTACCATCCAAGGACATAGTACATCTAACGTGTGTACCTTTGCTCAATATGGTGCGATCGCAGCGCTGCAAAGTTCTCAAGATTGCGTCGAAGAAATGCGCCAAGCCTTCGCCAAACGCCGCCAGGTGATGTTAGACAGACTCAACGCCATTCCCGGATTGAGTACCGCAAAACCAGATGGCGCTTTTTATCTGTTCCCTGATATCAGCAAAACCGGTCTAAAATCTTTAGAATTTTGTGACGCTTTGCTAGAAAAACATCAAGTTGCAGTTATTCCCGGAATTGCTTTTGGCGCTGATGACAACATTCGCCTTTCCTACGCCACAGATATGGCGACGATTGAAAAGGGAATGGATAGATTAGAGAAATTTGTCAAGTCGCGTATTTAG
- a CDS encoding RsmB/NOP family class I SAM-dependent RNA methyltransferase — protein sequence MEKPSNLLLKVSRRLFTNVDEQEKFIEALINPQPFLPSILWCQAKPEILSLAVETPTFWQPKFIDRLSLGEKPGQHPLHQQGYFYCLDFSSVFAATILLAIPQPVSSIFDMCAAPGGKSIFAWKALQPDLLISNEVIGKRLGMLISNLKRCQISSSAVVNRDSSIFAEMFPGSSNLVIVDAPCTGQSLLAKGEKAPGCFHPTAINKSANRQKRIIANSAKLVSPQGYLAYMTCTYSPEENEQVCEWFLERFPQFQAIKISDFAKYQSHLTTMPCYRMFPQDRLGAGAFTALFKNTNDDKYEPEEVDLSTISSLYIYQNK from the coding sequence ATGGAAAAACCTTCTAATTTATTACTTAAAGTCTCACGGCGTTTGTTCACTAATGTAGATGAACAAGAAAAGTTTATTGAGGCTTTAATCAATCCTCAGCCTTTTTTACCCAGTATTCTTTGGTGTCAAGCAAAGCCAGAAATTTTATCTTTGGCAGTAGAAACACCAACCTTTTGGCAACCAAAATTTATAGACCGCTTATCTCTGGGAGAAAAACCCGGTCAGCATCCGTTGCATCAACAAGGATATTTTTATTGTTTAGATTTCTCTTCGGTGTTTGCAGCTACTATTTTGTTAGCAATTCCTCAGCCAGTGAGTTCAATTTTTGATATGTGTGCTGCACCAGGAGGTAAAAGTATCTTCGCTTGGAAAGCTTTACAACCTGACTTACTCATCAGTAATGAAGTTATTGGCAAACGTCTAGGAATGCTAATTTCTAATTTGAAGCGTTGCCAGATTAGCTCTAGTGCAGTGGTTAACAGAGATTCGAGTATATTTGCGGAAATGTTTCCCGGCTCTAGTAATCTAGTAATAGTAGATGCTCCTTGTACTGGGCAATCGTTACTTGCTAAAGGTGAAAAAGCTCCCGGATGTTTTCACCCAACTGCTATTAATAAGAGTGCAAATCGGCAAAAGCGCATTATAGCTAACTCTGCTAAACTTGTTTCACCACAAGGTTATCTTGCCTATATGACTTGCACATATTCGCCAGAAGAAAATGAGCAAGTTTGTGAATGGTTTTTAGAACGATTTCCCCAGTTTCAGGCAATCAAAATTAGTGATTTTGCAAAATATCAATCGCATTTAACTACGATGCCTTGTTATCGGATGTTCCCTCAAGATAGGTTAGGTGCTGGTGCGTTTACAGCCCTGTTTAAAAATACTAACGATGATAAATATGAGCCTGAAGAAGTAGATTTAAGTACAATATCTTCGCTGTATATTTACCAAAATAAGTAG
- a CDS encoding class I fructose-bisphosphate aldolase has product MTTTLREPNSIESLLGKEAEDLLTYKAKVSQDLIHLPGPDFVERIWLNSDRNPQVLRNIHLLYSSGRLANTGYLSILPVDQGIEHSAGASFAPNPIYFDPENIVKLAIAADCNAVATTLGTLGIVSRKYAHKIPFIAKINHNELLTFPNQFDQVLFADVEQAWNLGAAAVGATIYFGSEHSTRQIQEISKAFKRAHELGLATILWCYLRNNAFKQDKDYHLAADLTGQANHLGVTIEADIIKQKLPENNNGYGAIAKATGKSYGKTDERIYTELTTDHPIDLTRYQVLNCYSGRVGLINSGGATGKNDFAEAIRTAVINKRAGGSGLISGRKTFQRPFEEGVKLFHTIQDVYLSPDVTIA; this is encoded by the coding sequence ATGACTACAACGCTCAGAGAACCTAATTCTATTGAGTCATTGCTAGGTAAAGAGGCTGAAGACCTGCTTACCTACAAAGCAAAGGTTTCTCAAGATTTAATACATTTACCGGGGCCTGATTTTGTAGAGCGAATCTGGCTCAACAGCGATCGCAATCCTCAAGTATTGCGTAATATCCATTTACTTTACTCTAGCGGTCGTCTGGCAAACACAGGTTATCTGTCGATTTTACCAGTAGACCAAGGGATTGAACACTCAGCAGGTGCGTCTTTTGCACCCAATCCGATTTACTTTGACCCGGAAAATATTGTTAAGCTAGCGATCGCCGCAGATTGCAATGCCGTTGCTACTACTTTGGGAACATTAGGTATAGTTTCGCGCAAGTATGCCCATAAAATTCCCTTTATTGCCAAAATTAATCACAACGAATTGCTGACTTTCCCCAATCAATTTGACCAAGTATTGTTTGCTGATGTGGAACAAGCTTGGAATTTAGGGGCTGCTGCTGTAGGTGCGACAATTTACTTTGGTTCAGAGCATTCTACCAGACAAATTCAAGAAATCAGCAAAGCTTTTAAACGCGCTCACGAACTAGGTTTGGCGACGATTCTCTGGTGTTATCTGCGGAATAACGCTTTTAAACAAGATAAAGATTACCACCTTGCGGCTGACCTCACCGGACAGGCGAATCATTTGGGTGTGACGATTGAAGCCGACATCATCAAACAAAAGTTACCTGAAAATAACAATGGTTACGGTGCAATTGCCAAAGCTACTGGTAAGAGTTACGGCAAAACTGATGAGCGGATTTACACAGAGTTGACAACTGATCACCCAATTGATTTAACTCGTTACCAAGTACTAAATTGTTACTCTGGGCGTGTGGGGTTGATTAATTCTGGTGGCGCGACTGGTAAAAATGACTTCGCTGAAGCAATACGCACTGCCGTAATCAACAAACGCGCTGGTGGTTCAGGATTAATTTCTGGGCGAAAGACCTTCCAACGTCCCTTTGAAGAAGGCGTGAAGCTATTCCACACCATTCAAGATGTTTATTTGTCGCCGGATGTGACGATAGCTTAG
- a CDS encoding helix-turn-helix domain-containing protein, giving the protein MLETHLIHTEADYRAALDEIERLFDAELNTPEFDRLEVLTRLVKAYEQRYYPIEARDPIEAILYYLESRGLSLDDIEPMKQAMFY; this is encoded by the coding sequence ATGCTTGAAACCCATCTTATCCACACCGAAGCTGATTATCGTGCTGCACTTGATGAAATTGAAAGATTATTTGATGCAGAACTAAATACACCAGAGTTTGACCGCTTGGAAGTTTTAACTAGGCTTGTGAAAGCATACGAGCAAAGGTATTACCCAATCGAAGCACGAGATCCTATTGAAGCAATCTTATATTATCTTGAATCTCGTGGGTTATCTCTAGATGATATAGAGCCAATGAAACAAGCGATGTTTTACTAA
- a CDS encoding AMP-dependent synthetase/ligase — protein MSKTQSASSFLANISDQERQLLKRVVDYTNVESLPEIWPLAAQRFGDVVALRSPHSKPEVVITYAQLAKQIQLFASGLQVLGVKVSDRISLIADNSPRWFIADQGIMTAGGVDAVRSSQAEKEELLFIIANSGSTAIVVEDLKTLKKLEDRLKDLPIQALILLSDEAPPTDGSLKVLNFTQLLEIGKNHNFVPVKQNRDALATLIYTSGTTGKPKGVMLSYSNLMHQVITFGTVLQPNAGDMVLSILPSWHSYERTVEYYLLSQGCTQVYTNLRSVKADLRQFKPNYMVGVPRLWESIYEGVQKQFREQPANKQRLINFLLGISEKYIKARRVAQGLSLNHLHASAAERLAARIQASALLPLHALGERLVYAKVREATGGQVKQMISGGGALPRHIDNFFEIIGVQILQGYGLTETSPVTHVRRPWRNLIGASGLPLPATEAKIVDPETKTPLPIEKRGLVLLRGPQIMQGYYQNPEATAKAIDAEGWFDSGDLGWLTPQDDLVLTGRAKDTIVLTNGENIEPQPIEDACVRSPYIDQIMLIGQDQRNLGALIVPNVEALEKWAASQNLILDTQNNQVISSDSQKIDLESRIIQDLFRQELNREVQNRPGYRPDDRIGTFKLILEPFSIENGLMTQTLKVRRHVVTERYRDIIDGMFA, from the coding sequence ATGTCAAAAACCCAATCCGCATCTTCTTTTTTAGCTAACATCAGCGATCAAGAACGGCAGTTATTAAAGCGGGTGGTAGATTACACAAATGTGGAATCGCTGCCAGAAATTTGGCCTTTGGCAGCTCAACGATTTGGTGATGTTGTCGCCCTCCGCAGTCCTCACAGTAAACCAGAAGTAGTGATTACTTATGCCCAGCTAGCCAAGCAAATACAACTATTTGCTTCTGGGTTACAGGTGTTGGGAGTGAAGGTAAGCGATCGCATTTCCCTAATTGCTGACAATAGCCCTCGTTGGTTTATTGCCGATCAAGGCATCATGACTGCTGGAGGCGTTGATGCGGTGCGTAGTTCGCAAGCGGAAAAAGAAGAACTGCTGTTTATCATCGCTAATAGCGGCAGTACAGCGATCGTAGTTGAAGATTTAAAAACACTTAAAAAACTAGAAGACCGCCTCAAAGATTTACCAATTCAAGCGCTAATCTTACTTTCCGATGAAGCACCACCAACGGACGGAAGCTTAAAGGTACTGAACTTTACACAGTTGCTGGAAATTGGGAAAAATCATAATTTTGTGCCAGTCAAGCAAAATCGTGATGCCCTAGCAACCCTAATTTACACCTCTGGCACTACGGGCAAACCCAAGGGTGTAATGCTGTCTTATAGCAACTTGATGCACCAAGTAATAACCTTTGGCACAGTATTGCAACCAAATGCGGGCGATATGGTTCTCAGTATTCTACCTTCGTGGCATAGCTACGAACGAACTGTTGAATATTACCTACTATCTCAAGGTTGTACGCAAGTTTATACTAACTTGCGCTCCGTAAAAGCGGATTTGAGACAATTTAAACCCAACTACATGGTGGGTGTACCCCGGCTGTGGGAATCCATTTATGAAGGAGTGCAAAAGCAGTTCCGCGAACAACCAGCGAATAAGCAACGCCTAATTAACTTTTTATTGGGCATTAGTGAGAAATATATCAAAGCGCGGCGAGTTGCTCAAGGGTTGAGTTTAAATCATCTTCATGCTTCAGCTGCCGAACGATTAGCAGCGAGGATACAAGCATCGGCTTTATTACCCCTCCATGCCTTGGGAGAACGACTGGTTTATGCCAAAGTGCGGGAAGCCACAGGAGGACAAGTTAAGCAGATGATTAGTGGCGGTGGTGCGCTTCCCAGACACATAGATAACTTCTTTGAAATTATTGGTGTGCAAATTTTGCAAGGCTATGGCTTGACAGAAACCTCTCCTGTTACTCATGTACGGCGTCCTTGGCGGAATTTGATTGGCGCATCAGGGCTACCACTTCCGGCTACAGAAGCTAAAATTGTCGATCCAGAAACAAAAACGCCTTTACCAATAGAGAAGCGAGGCTTAGTATTGTTGAGGGGGCCGCAGATTATGCAAGGCTATTACCAAAATCCCGAAGCGACAGCGAAAGCAATTGATGCTGAAGGTTGGTTTGATAGCGGCGATTTGGGTTGGCTGACACCACAAGATGACTTAGTGCTGACTGGCAGGGCGAAGGATACGATTGTATTGACTAACGGAGAAAACATCGAACCGCAGCCAATTGAAGATGCCTGTGTGCGATCGCCATACATCGATCAAATTATGCTCATCGGCCAAGATCAGCGCAACCTGGGAGCCTTAATCGTCCCCAATGTCGAAGCCTTAGAAAAATGGGCAGCAAGCCAGAATCTGATACTGGATACGCAAAATAATCAGGTGATTTCCTCAGATAGTCAAAAAATTGACTTGGAGAGTAGAATAATCCAGGATTTATTTCGCCAAGAATTGAATCGGGAAGTGCAAAATCGTCCAGGTTATCGACCGGATGACCGCATCGGAACGTTCAAACTCATTCTGGAACCGTTTTCAATAGAAAATGGTTTGATGACACAAACCCTGAAAGTTCGCCGACATGTCGTCACGGAACGTTATCGCGATATTATTGACGGCATGTTTGCCTGA
- a CDS encoding ribonuclease T2 family protein: MQIKKLLIASSLLITGIFIPNAAIAQNRGTPGKFDFYILTLSWSPDYCATNSTPDPQQCASARKLGFVLHGLWPQYQVGYPVNCSTQKLPLEVKRRFPNLFPSAKLYDHEWEKHGTCSGKTPAEYLASSKKLKDAIAIPAAYNRPNKPLRTTITNFKNSFVSANNKITADGIAPFCSGSGRFLREVFFCHSKNGEPGICSAEILKRSQKSCGQPDFLLRNVR; the protein is encoded by the coding sequence ATGCAGATTAAGAAACTTTTAATTGCGTCTTCTCTGCTAATTACTGGTATTTTTATACCTAATGCGGCCATTGCTCAAAATCGCGGTACTCCGGGGAAATTTGATTTTTATATACTGACACTTTCTTGGTCGCCGGATTATTGTGCAACAAATAGTACCCCTGATCCGCAGCAGTGCGCTTCTGCAAGGAAACTTGGTTTTGTACTACATGGTTTGTGGCCACAGTACCAAGTTGGTTATCCTGTTAATTGTTCCACGCAGAAATTACCGTTGGAAGTAAAGCGGCGGTTTCCTAATTTGTTTCCTAGCGCTAAACTTTACGATCATGAATGGGAAAAACATGGTACTTGTTCGGGGAAAACGCCTGCGGAATATTTGGCATCGAGTAAAAAATTAAAAGATGCGATCGCTATTCCCGCAGCTTACAATCGCCCTAATAAACCCTTGCGTACCACAATTACAAATTTTAAAAATTCATTTGTGAGTGCTAATAATAAAATTACTGCTGATGGTATAGCACCTTTTTGTTCTGGTTCGGGAAGATTTTTGCGAGAAGTTTTCTTTTGCCATTCCAAAAATGGTGAACCTGGAATTTGTAGCGCCGAGATTTTGAAGCGATCGCAAAAAAGTTGTGGTCAACCAGATTTTTTATTGAGAAACGTTAGATAA
- the nfi gene encoding deoxyribonuclease V (cleaves DNA at apurinic or apyrimidinic sites), which translates to MNISQDYAWPLTVAEAIVIQEKLRDQVITSDQLPEPIQYVAGVDMGFEANGTISRAAVVVLSFPDLQVIETSLAHRPTTFPYVPGFLSFREIPAVLDALEKIKTTPDIILCDGQGIAHPRRLGIASHLGLLIDMPTIGVAKSKLVGKNEEVPETKGSRQPLIYKGETIGAVLRSRTGVKPLYISSGHRVSLPTAIDYVLRCTTKYRLPETTRLADKLASAK; encoded by the coding sequence ATGAATATTTCTCAAGATTATGCTTGGCCCTTGACAGTGGCAGAAGCCATAGTTATCCAAGAAAAACTGCGAGATCAAGTAATTACGTCCGATCAACTGCCAGAACCTATCCAGTACGTTGCTGGAGTAGATATGGGTTTTGAAGCTAATGGAACAATTAGCCGTGCAGCTGTCGTAGTACTGAGTTTTCCTGATTTGCAAGTAATCGAGACAAGCCTAGCACACCGTCCTACAACATTTCCCTATGTTCCTGGGTTCCTCTCATTTCGGGAAATTCCCGCTGTCCTCGATGCTCTAGAAAAGATTAAAACAACACCAGATATCATTTTATGTGATGGTCAAGGAATTGCTCATCCCCGCAGATTAGGTATAGCTAGCCATTTAGGGCTACTTATAGATATGCCGACAATTGGGGTAGCTAAGTCAAAATTGGTAGGAAAGAATGAGGAAGTGCCAGAAACAAAAGGCAGCAGACAACCACTGATATATAAGGGTGAAACCATTGGGGCAGTTTTGCGATCGCGCACAGGAGTAAAACCTCTGTACATTTCCAGTGGTCATCGAGTTAGTTTACCGACGGCGATTGACTATGTGTTACGCTGCACAACTAAATATCGGCTGCCAGAAACCACACGCCTTGCTGATAAATTAGCGTCGGCAAAATAA
- a CDS encoding FHA domain-containing protein produces the protein MNALTLQWHDAGQHKTQDIYEQQSSQNPGTVRIGRDPLRCDIVLSNLTVSGLHVEIFFHHQQQRFYIRNLRSQNPPIVDGRQLVQGEMPLTEGSSISLGQIKLNVTKVSMANIPATILLPPHPPIHIGHHQYSPTPPAPPPGVYGLECPKCHKVSPAENLQIGCRWCGTSLAAAVSVLVAPSN, from the coding sequence ATGAACGCACTAACTTTACAGTGGCATGATGCAGGTCAACATAAAACTCAGGACATTTACGAACAACAGTCAAGTCAAAATCCTGGCACTGTCCGCATCGGTCGTGACCCCCTCCGGTGCGACATTGTTCTGAGTAATCTCACTGTCTCTGGTCTGCACGTTGAAATTTTTTTTCATCACCAGCAACAACGCTTTTATATCAGGAATTTGCGATCGCAAAATCCCCCCATTGTCGATGGACGGCAATTAGTCCAAGGTGAAATGCCTTTAACTGAGGGTAGTAGTATCTCTTTGGGGCAAATAAAACTCAATGTTACTAAGGTTTCGATGGCTAACATTCCAGCAACAATTTTGCTGCCACCCCATCCACCAATACATATCGGACATCACCAATATTCACCGACACCCCCTGCACCACCGCCGGGAGTTTATGGCTTAGAATGCCCCAAATGTCATAAAGTTTCCCCAGCAGAAAATCTACAAATTGGCTGTCGTTGGTGTGGAACATCTTTAGCTGCGGCTGTGAGTGTGTTGGTAGCACCGAGTAATTAG
- a CDS encoding glycosyltransferase: MSLSLCMIVKNEAATLPKCLNSVRKVVDEMVVLDTGSIDRTPNIAQQLGAKVYHFKWCNDFSAARNAALKYVTSDWILVLDADETLAPAIVPQLREAIATDEYLLINLVRQEVGAEQSPYSLVSRLFRNHPDIRFDRPYHALVDDSVAAILTKEPHWQIGYLPGVALVHTGYQKSAIAQNNKYAKAATAMEGFFATHPDDPYVCSKLGALYVETGKITQGMELLRRGITFAQENYDILYELHYHLGIAYSRLQKSPQAISHYQAAIKLPIYPMLKLGAYNNLGNLLKAAGDLNGAKTAYTTALKIDPTFVFGHYNLAMTFKALGLFADAIVYYQHAITLNPNYAEAYQNLGVVLLKIGNHQDSLAAFKKAIALHERYNPEEAKRLRQGLREMELM; encoded by the coding sequence ATGAGTTTGAGTCTGTGTATGATTGTGAAAAATGAAGCCGCAACACTACCTAAATGCCTAAACAGTGTAAGAAAAGTGGTGGATGAAATGGTAGTATTAGACACAGGCTCAATCGATCGCACTCCCAATATTGCCCAACAACTTGGTGCAAAAGTCTATCATTTTAAATGGTGTAATGACTTCAGTGCTGCCCGTAATGCAGCTTTAAAATATGTTACTAGTGATTGGATTTTGGTATTAGATGCTGATGAAACTCTAGCACCAGCAATTGTACCGCAGTTACGAGAGGCGATCGCTACAGATGAATACCTGCTCATCAACCTCGTCCGCCAGGAAGTTGGCGCAGAACAATCTCCTTATTCTCTGGTTTCCAGGCTATTTCGCAATCATCCAGATATTCGTTTTGACCGTCCTTACCATGCCTTAGTAGATGATAGCGTGGCAGCAATTTTAACTAAAGAACCCCATTGGCAAATAGGTTATTTACCTGGAGTAGCACTTGTACACACAGGATATCAAAAAAGTGCGATCGCTCAAAATAACAAATATGCCAAAGCAGCTACGGCGATGGAAGGGTTTTTTGCGACTCATCCTGATGACCCCTATGTTTGCAGCAAATTAGGGGCATTGTATGTGGAAACTGGGAAAATTACCCAAGGTATGGAGTTGCTGAGACGAGGAATCACATTTGCTCAAGAAAACTACGATATTTTATATGAACTCCACTATCATTTAGGCATTGCCTACAGTCGGTTGCAAAAATCTCCACAGGCTATTTCTCACTATCAAGCTGCCATCAAATTGCCAATTTATCCCATGCTCAAACTAGGAGCATACAACAACTTGGGTAACTTACTCAAAGCAGCAGGAGATTTAAACGGTGCGAAAACTGCTTATACCACAGCTTTGAAAATTGACCCTACTTTTGTTTTTGGACATTATAATTTGGCGATGACATTTAAGGCTTTGGGTTTATTTGCAGATGCGATCGTATATTATCAACATGCAATCACCTTAAATCCCAACTATGCCGAAGCGTATCAAAATTTAGGGGTAGTGTTGCTCAAAATTGGCAATCATCAAGATAGTTTAGCAGCTTTTAAAAAAGCGATCGCCCTTCATGAAAGATATAATCCCGAAGAGGCGAAGAGACTGCGCCAAGGTTTGCGAGAGATGGAGTTGATGTAG
- a CDS encoding YlqD family protein, with protein MDVSKSNLLLKRVVNVKVIVTPLWKEEVQQQLQTQINQLDQQLQQLDVEGQRAIAAIQKQSLQPPGPQTLQQIDNIQLQVNQKKSEFLEQKNQLLQNLQQVQFLQQDQEVNQFQMEGFFRVETGDNLISKMQVEILLRDGVVEEIRGDI; from the coding sequence ATGGATGTCTCCAAATCTAATTTGCTCCTGAAACGCGTCGTCAACGTCAAAGTCATTGTGACTCCTCTCTGGAAAGAGGAAGTACAACAGCAGTTGCAAACGCAGATTAATCAACTCGATCAGCAATTGCAACAGCTAGACGTTGAAGGACAAAGAGCGATCGCAGCAATTCAAAAGCAGAGTCTGCAACCACCTGGCCCCCAGACTCTCCAACAAATTGACAATATCCAACTCCAAGTCAATCAAAAGAAAAGTGAATTTCTAGAACAGAAAAATCAATTGCTGCAAAACCTCCAGCAAGTGCAATTTCTTCAACAGGATCAAGAAGTCAACCAATTCCAAATGGAAGGCTTTTTCCGGGTAGAAACCGGTGATAACTTAATTAGCAAAATGCAGGTTGAAATCCTTCTGCGTGATGGCGTTGTCGAAGAAATTCGCGGCGACATTTAA